One window of Hymenobacter sublimis genomic DNA carries:
- a CDS encoding recombinase family protein, translating to MRTYIAYYRVSTARQGASGLGLESQQYLVQSYVPAGARLLQEFIEVESGKKNDRPQLKAALAAAKQQGATLLIAKLDRLSRNAGFIFALRDSGVDFLACDMPDANTLTVGIFAVIAQHERETISKRTKDALQAKKARGQQLGSPQNLTQEARLKGAAARRQQRQHMPQNQQATSLVVLLRAQGLTFRQIAAHLNAAMFRTAAGKKYAAMTVQRLFRYSSTIAAGQPGTISNPL from the coding sequence ATGCGTACCTATATTGCGTATTACCGCGTGAGCACCGCCCGTCAGGGTGCCAGCGGTCTAGGGCTGGAATCACAGCAGTACCTGGTCCAATCGTATGTACCAGCCGGCGCGCGGTTGCTGCAGGAATTTATCGAAGTAGAGTCCGGCAAGAAAAACGATCGCCCTCAACTGAAGGCCGCGTTGGCCGCCGCTAAGCAGCAAGGCGCCACGTTGCTCATCGCCAAGTTGGATCGCCTGAGCCGCAACGCTGGCTTCATCTTCGCGTTGCGTGATTCCGGAGTCGACTTTCTTGCCTGCGACATGCCCGATGCCAATACGCTCACGGTTGGCATCTTTGCCGTGATTGCCCAGCACGAGCGGGAAACCATCAGCAAGCGCACGAAGGACGCGCTGCAGGCGAAGAAGGCGCGGGGCCAACAGCTAGGCAGCCCCCAGAACCTAACGCAGGAAGCCCGGCTGAAAGGGGCTGCCGCTCGCCGGCAGCAGCGCCAGCACATGCCGCAGAATCAACAGGCAACCAGCCTCGTGGTTCTATTACGCGCCCAAGGACTGACATTCCGTCAAATCGCAGCGCACTTAAATGCGGCCATGTTTCGTACAGCCGCGGGAAAAAAATATGCTGCTATGACGGTTCAGCGACTCTTTCGTTATTCATCAACAATAGCAGCCGGTCAGCCTGGAACTATTAGTAACCCACTGTAA
- a CDS encoding tyrosine-type recombinase/integrase: MTLQTRFPTLFEQPHAGEWLTEQESLRTPNTVSAYGYALVDYFRFCAVHAINPISAKRAQVVAYVRDLSERSKSAAPAMPGKRLGFVRSTTHEGFANATVRLRIATVRLYYKYLKGEEVRATNPVEEGVYGWGKRYRKARRGWVARQEKEFWLPNTREWQSILDAASSEPIRNRFMLALAYDAGLRRAELCALQIRDIDPSSKLIKLRPETTKTGVAREVPYSDVTAELFATYLEYRQRFGQPLGPLFLSESRRNPGQPITIWSWSKTVQALGKRVGLPMLTTHTLRHLRLTDLARANWELPIISAFAGHRSVATTMRYIHLSGRELNERYRQTLNSILDQRQETMRISLL; the protein is encoded by the coding sequence ATGACCCTACAAACTCGATTTCCTACCCTGTTTGAGCAGCCCCACGCGGGTGAATGGCTCACCGAGCAAGAATCTCTTCGAACACCCAACACTGTCAGCGCCTACGGCTACGCGTTGGTGGACTACTTCCGGTTTTGTGCGGTTCACGCCATTAACCCTATCAGTGCCAAGCGGGCCCAGGTCGTGGCTTACGTCAGAGACCTCTCCGAGCGTTCCAAATCAGCTGCTCCTGCTATGCCTGGTAAGCGCCTTGGCTTCGTGAGAAGCACCACGCACGAGGGATTTGCTAATGCCACTGTGCGTTTGAGAATAGCAACTGTCCGGCTCTATTATAAATACCTGAAGGGAGAAGAAGTAAGAGCCACGAATCCAGTTGAAGAAGGAGTATACGGATGGGGGAAAAGGTACAGGAAGGCACGTCGCGGCTGGGTTGCCCGCCAGGAAAAGGAATTCTGGCTTCCGAATACAAGGGAGTGGCAGTCAATTCTGGACGCGGCGTCATCCGAACCCATTCGGAACCGGTTCATGCTGGCGTTGGCGTACGACGCAGGCCTGCGTCGGGCAGAGTTGTGCGCCCTCCAAATCCGCGATATAGACCCTTCTAGCAAATTAATTAAGTTGCGGCCAGAAACCACTAAAACGGGTGTCGCACGGGAGGTTCCTTATTCGGATGTAACGGCCGAACTATTCGCAACTTATCTGGAGTATCGCCAGAGATTCGGCCAACCGCTAGGCCCTCTTTTCTTATCCGAGTCCCGGCGTAACCCAGGGCAACCCATCACTATCTGGAGTTGGTCCAAGACCGTTCAAGCCTTGGGGAAACGAGTTGGCCTGCCGATGCTGACGACGCACACGCTACGGCATTTGCGCTTAACTGATTTAGCCAGGGCCAACTGGGAACTGCCTATAATTTCGGCCTTTGCAGGGCACAGGAGCGTAGCCACGACGATGCGCTACATCCACCTGAGCGGACGTGAGTTAAACGAACGGTACCGTCAAACGCTTAATTCGATTCTAGACCAGCGGCAGGAGACGATGAGAATCTCTCTGCTATGA
- a CDS encoding RepB family plasmid replication initiator protein, whose product MLPSQAPSTLRFQAICSFAARKPPSRWKPAFFIQALSFLHQDAQRLTFEITFDDVLWDGDADSRYAQLEEAQTRLTQPIKYETLRLGKRHSQYIPIFTDLSIDQKTELITGVFNYYLKDYLLDLSSKLTIDELESLLMMRQ is encoded by the coding sequence ATGCTCCCAAGTCAAGCGCCGAGCACGCTGCGCTTCCAAGCGATTTGCTCGTTCGCTGCCCGCAAGCCCCCCAGCAGGTGGAAGCCCGCCTTTTTTATCCAGGCCCTGAGTTTCCTGCACCAAGATGCCCAACGGCTTACCTTCGAGATTACGTTTGATGACGTTCTGTGGGATGGGGACGCGGACAGCCGCTACGCCCAGCTGGAGGAAGCTCAGACACGCCTCACGCAACCCATCAAATACGAGACGCTGCGCTTAGGTAAGCGCCACAGCCAATACATCCCCATTTTCACCGATCTGAGTATCGACCAGAAGACTGAGCTGATAACAGGCGTGTTCAACTATTACTTGAAAGACTATTTGCTTGACCTGAGCAGCAAGCTTACCATAGATGAACTGGAATCGTTGCTCATGATGCGCCAGTAG
- a CDS encoding DnaB-like helicase C-terminal domain-containing protein, with protein MDNSPICWMVFRRALVDWLFIYSRFIILQTGTMSQEAQQAPYDTLLDSRAIQQIITKAEEKGLPGVPSGFIDLDRVTNCWKGSTLTVIAGPPSMGCTSLLLAFLRNAVVEFKKTTALFSLQLSREQLLTKWLSAETEIPYGKIESGNLHDHEWLKLNTSTALWTSHAEAFIRVLDDANPTIEKVMDDCRRLREEGVSLFLIDNLSRITLGKESRAFCPNREQEVSHIIRCLKSLARELDAPVIVVSHMNRSGRERSYSFYRPQLGDLRDSGTVEYEADVIILLHRPEYYKQTEDEMGNPTYNTAELIVAKNAFGRTETVQVEFKSACGRFSNQEQPRFGESSFDEEGGFAPNTIRLASRLNTSPSGKKAPQPFPRSNFDDGPPPF; from the coding sequence GTGGATAATTCGCCTATTTGCTGGATGGTGTTCCGCCGCGCACTCGTAGATTGGCTATTCATTTACAGTAGATTTATCATCTTACAGACAGGTACTATGTCGCAAGAGGCGCAGCAAGCACCGTACGATACCTTGCTTGACAGCAGGGCTATCCAGCAAATCATCACGAAAGCAGAGGAAAAGGGGCTGCCTGGAGTGCCCAGCGGATTTATAGACCTCGACAGAGTAACCAACTGCTGGAAAGGCTCTACGCTGACGGTTATAGCCGGCCCTCCCTCTATGGGATGTACGTCCTTACTGCTGGCTTTCCTGCGCAATGCGGTGGTGGAGTTTAAAAAGACCACGGCACTCTTCTCTTTACAACTGTCCCGCGAGCAGTTGCTAACCAAGTGGTTGAGTGCAGAAACAGAGATTCCGTACGGGAAGATCGAATCCGGAAATCTTCATGACCACGAGTGGTTGAAGCTCAATACCAGCACTGCTCTCTGGACCAGCCACGCGGAGGCGTTTATCCGGGTACTGGATGATGCTAATCCAACGATTGAAAAGGTAATGGACGACTGCCGGCGACTACGGGAGGAAGGAGTTAGTCTATTTCTAATTGACAATTTGAGCCGGATTACGCTGGGCAAGGAGTCTCGCGCCTTTTGTCCGAACCGGGAACAGGAGGTTTCCCACATTATCCGTTGCCTGAAATCACTGGCCCGGGAGTTAGACGCTCCCGTCATCGTGGTATCTCACATGAATCGGTCGGGGCGCGAAAGATCTTATTCCTTCTATCGGCCGCAGTTAGGTGACCTGCGGGATTCCGGAACGGTGGAATACGAGGCCGACGTGATTATCCTGCTTCACCGTCCGGAGTACTATAAGCAGACGGAAGACGAGATGGGCAATCCCACCTACAACACGGCGGAGCTGATCGTGGCCAAGAATGCTTTTGGCCGCACTGAAACTGTCCAAGTGGAATTTAAATCGGCTTGTGGTCGATTCAGCAATCAGGAGCAGCCCCGCTTTGGTGAAAGCTCTTTTGACGAGGAAGGAGGTTTCGCCCCAAACACCATCCGGTTGGCCAGTAGACTGAATACCTCACCGTCAGGGAAAAAAGCTCCCCAGCCTTTTCCTCGTAGCAATTTTGATGATGGACCGCCGCCATTCTAG
- a CDS encoding helix-turn-helix domain-containing protein, with product MRDQEKLNRFGARLRHLRLAQGLTQEALAAEAGLEFSQIGRIERGIINTSLSTVFVLADTLQVDVRELFDFASSPSAPQP from the coding sequence GTGCGCGATCAGGAAAAGCTTAACCGGTTCGGGGCGCGTTTACGGCACCTTCGCCTTGCGCAGGGTCTTACCCAGGAAGCGCTCGCTGCTGAGGCAGGACTCGAGTTTAGTCAGATCGGCCGCATTGAACGGGGCATCATTAATACGAGCCTGAGTACCGTGTTTGTCCTGGCTGACACCTTACAGGTGGATGTGCGCGAACTCTTCGACTTTGCCAGTTCGCCGTCTGCACCGCAACCGTAA
- a CDS encoding tyrosine-type recombinase/integrase: MEKVALHFAQTQGPWESGANALKSRIKQPLNRLVQPIEAALLHWGIPTGKVDEGSRRACISLLLHEMHRRQTSLWAWDESAWVEIVGHTNKEFKSTHRVFEDAHQISSLTYRQYVLACAYLVGEIPIYQLVAGYQAYNSAQHIFGGVAVEKALKVLTTENVRIGGGVSRLVRTATCYALLANRSPEVKKLTLPALEKLYETNSSKKHIKRDYILISELLYNLKAVPNCLPTPHTRKKWVTGIDDTLSADWIKWLQAWHDTSPKPAFVRNQIQSLVAKAARWAAEKYPNAASPQQWTKNMAVAYVAAVTRMKVGQWLHPKATPTPKWGKPLIATYQGRLLFALRAFFIDCRKWDWFSLPFNPNDALASPNSVLRNRMRRPRPIAPAEWTRLEEAGLSLTQEDLPISNLALVKRNNATSYKSYPLEMVRAMALAWLFTGLRSDEIRRLQVGCIRSALGEENKNNSSSPPTICDLTVPVGKSGSGFTKPIPSVVGEAIKNWEKIRPAVPKHWDYKTAEAVNFLFVWKGKQVGPRSLNNIIIPMLCRKAGVPNEDVLGKFNSHRARHTLAYLLSNAPTPMSDSDLQDWLGQLSEDSLRWYLGINIRKLEEAYAAANHVSIDKRQLEQLKKPATNEGKLPTEGKLMPSVDLGHGFCTYAFFDQCGQRKPCTGCSFYKPKSSLLSQLHEVKSQFVRMLHHLPISKEIRQAIEEAIALNEKMEAILRRNEENQANDAA; this comes from the coding sequence TTGGAGAAGGTTGCGCTGCACTTCGCACAAACGCAAGGCCCCTGGGAGAGCGGGGCAAACGCACTCAAAAGCAGAATCAAGCAGCCGTTGAATCGGCTTGTTCAACCCATCGAGGCCGCCCTGCTGCACTGGGGAATTCCGACAGGGAAAGTAGATGAAGGCAGCCGGCGAGCGTGCATTTCCTTGCTGCTGCACGAGATGCATCGACGGCAAACAAGTCTTTGGGCTTGGGACGAGAGCGCTTGGGTAGAAATAGTTGGTCACACGAACAAGGAGTTTAAAAGCACCCACCGTGTTTTCGAAGACGCCCATCAAATTTCAAGCCTTACTTACCGGCAGTACGTTTTAGCCTGCGCGTATCTAGTGGGTGAAATTCCCATTTATCAATTAGTTGCTGGTTATCAGGCATACAATTCCGCTCAGCATATTTTTGGAGGAGTCGCAGTTGAGAAAGCACTGAAGGTCCTTACGACCGAGAACGTGCGAATCGGAGGGGGCGTATCCCGGCTGGTGCGCACGGCCACCTGCTACGCACTGCTAGCCAATCGAAGCCCAGAGGTAAAAAAGCTCACCCTACCTGCTTTAGAGAAGCTATACGAAACGAATTCAAGTAAAAAACATATTAAAAGAGATTATATTTTAATTTCAGAATTATTATATAATCTGAAAGCAGTACCGAATTGTTTACCCACTCCTCATACGAGGAAGAAATGGGTAACCGGAATAGACGACACTTTATCCGCTGATTGGATAAAATGGCTTCAGGCATGGCATGACACTTCGCCTAAACCGGCGTTCGTGCGTAATCAAATACAAAGTTTGGTTGCCAAAGCGGCAAGGTGGGCGGCTGAAAAGTATCCCAACGCGGCAAGTCCTCAGCAATGGACCAAAAACATGGCTGTTGCCTATGTAGCGGCTGTGACAAGAATGAAAGTGGGACAATGGCTTCATCCGAAAGCTACTCCAACCCCCAAATGGGGCAAGCCGCTAATAGCTACTTATCAGGGCCGCTTGCTGTTTGCCCTGCGGGCGTTTTTCATAGACTGTCGCAAATGGGATTGGTTTTCTTTGCCCTTCAACCCAAACGACGCCTTGGCTAGCCCCAACTCCGTTTTGCGTAATCGGATGCGAAGGCCCCGGCCGATTGCTCCGGCCGAATGGACCAGATTGGAGGAAGCCGGATTGTCGCTCACGCAGGAAGACTTGCCAATTTCTAATTTAGCATTGGTCAAGCGAAACAACGCAACTTCCTACAAGTCGTATCCGCTGGAAATGGTGCGCGCGATGGCGCTTGCTTGGCTCTTTACCGGGTTACGATCTGATGAAATCCGTCGGCTGCAAGTAGGGTGCATACGATCTGCACTCGGGGAAGAAAACAAGAACAATTCCTCGTCACCCCCCACCATCTGTGATTTGACCGTGCCCGTGGGCAAGTCAGGTTCTGGTTTTACAAAGCCAATCCCTAGTGTGGTAGGAGAGGCTATTAAGAATTGGGAGAAAATTCGTCCTGCTGTTCCCAAACATTGGGATTATAAAACAGCTGAAGCAGTCAACTTTTTATTTGTCTGGAAGGGGAAACAAGTAGGGCCTAGAAGTTTAAATAATATAATTATTCCGATGTTATGCCGAAAAGCCGGCGTTCCCAACGAAGACGTCTTGGGGAAATTCAACAGCCACCGGGCTCGACATACCCTTGCTTACCTGTTGAGTAATGCGCCAACACCAATGAGTGATTCCGACTTGCAGGATTGGCTTGGACAACTCTCCGAAGACTCCCTCCGCTGGTACCTTGGAATAAATATTCGCAAGCTTGAGGAAGCCTATGCTGCGGCGAATCACGTTAGTATTGACAAACGTCAGCTTGAGCAGTTAAAAAAACCTGCTACGAATGAGGGTAAGTTGCCAACCGAAGGCAAGTTGATGCCCTCTGTCGATCTTGGCCATGGCTTTTGCACGTATGCTTTCTTCGACCAATGCGGTCAGCGAAAGCCATGCACGGGTTGCTCGTTTTATAAGCCAAAATCATCGCTTTTAAGCCAACTGCATGAAGTAAAGAGTCAATTTGTACGCATGCTGCACCACCTACCGATATCGAAAGAAATTCGCCAGGCCATTGAAGAGGCTATAGCGCTGAATGAAAAGATGGAAGCTATTCTGCGGCGTAACGAAGAAAATCAAGCAAACGACGCTGCTTGA
- a CDS encoding ATP-binding protein has protein sequence MLTERPLSRLGGRLPGTPQKIYAEIPAGGVDDIVVDTDLGQTYIQAKNTVPLSDNATGELASVAAQFVRQFRAGVLENGTRRPLVPARDRLVLAVSTGATGTIKEHLQEVLDRNRTGAATGLPANQQHALDVFTGLLDAAWLAEAGTAITAAQQQALLAVCSVIVVGSPQHQLVTEALLSIVAPGLEDTLLILLDHWAHQAARQGTGGDAAAIRLALRGRIQLTEPPSFRQDIARLHTYSAATLAELARFTTIDVVEGTITVSRPVVNDVVDAALGGSLAITGEPGAGKSAILHTAASILGQQHPVFCFKVENGPGTLDELRREIGLEHPLLEVLRQVPGDRPAFVLLDALDASRGNQAETTYKKLLREVAALPGWHVVASVRTFDLRVGKEWQQLFHGLPPMPQHADRSFGRVRHLHIGLLDAGERADLARQSPSLHTALAAGGPKMEALALNPFNLALLADLLRGGTPPESLAGVSTQGQLLDRYWQERVGDSTPVIVGLTRLVEQMLDAKALTIAQGRIDAATGTAVDEMQENGVLLLEQPRRVLGFRHHVLFDYAVACLALLPDVASARAQLVKSKGAGLLLAPSLNYWIDGLKHNSGLSTDEFWGFVGTLVADEGMDPIVRVEVARLSVETVQADEDLMGLVRVFNQGDAAATRSLRHFVVALVIKAQRHQPFQAGPWARVVAELRAGADQLGLHQTLVETLLDGNPTADALPLLSQAARQVLTSVMAAAFLNRWQVRSAIASVVRTYGTNPAASRQLLTQLLEPERFRRYGHVEIPALAEHLDLLAGQDEALAVQLVYCVFGSHEFRHDQATPMVSSFILGMQSNAAQDFELARHKVEKHFAALLAAYPRTAVRVLAAALRGARDRKEWSSPEPRVENLTVGTTSYRFEDDSSAYWAHDLETSRSDDHAEMYQRFLQWIPGVQDPALLADMPGLLLEHTSAAIVWRTLFEAGARQPQLLGRQLWAAASSPLVLQCQSTRKSTIELLQVLYPLVPAEARQEAERAWLAWGFADFTEPEWMRTSVIGTVLKTLGAQQLATDEAREFLQVAIASGEALVNSKPLEIHSTFIEREPFEAENNAGTATADSVPGLARAVHHTQQAVRAAPTEEILRHLQEALLAFDAAVSPAGALPEAEAAAVLSEGLGVLLAYAPASATSYPEALTRLLELTHHPEPFTGPDTEEDFAQSVPWGYSAARIEAAKALAHLLEISSLWPLIQDRVEELLLRDPHPTVRFVLITALYKLSWHNTEATWELAEKFAEQEINPQVINHATAVLRNLAHEDAARLEPLLLKLLTKASGPGEGSRIMVELLLRLALERQLPASQAQLREWVSAYSAHKKQLGSVMAVLRVYLSMGYDRAQDPQEDAIRQRSQVLMQELVDAVEPAVRNWTSDNHQPTEEEEEAHWIFNELAGQLFYAIGHDLPENIGTLEAKRQCLTEYAPFISRFATLGTPGTVHHMLDILLKFVAVNPTQCFDLFAEAMLRTTGVAKYEYESQGAKRFVELVEEYLADHRALFAKEDRRTKLIDCLAIFSDAGWPEAWQLFQQLPDLFR, from the coding sequence TTGCTGACGGAGCGTCCCCTATCGCGGCTGGGGGGACGCCTGCCCGGGACGCCGCAAAAGATCTACGCCGAAATTCCCGCCGGCGGTGTTGATGACATTGTGGTCGATACCGACTTAGGCCAAACCTACATCCAGGCCAAAAACACCGTTCCGCTTTCGGATAATGCCACAGGCGAATTAGCCTCCGTGGCGGCGCAGTTCGTGCGCCAGTTCCGGGCCGGGGTGCTGGAAAACGGCACCCGGCGCCCGCTGGTGCCGGCCCGGGACCGGTTAGTACTGGCCGTCAGCACGGGAGCCACCGGGACAATTAAGGAGCATCTGCAGGAAGTGCTGGACCGCAACCGCACGGGGGCTGCGACGGGCTTGCCTGCTAATCAGCAGCATGCCCTGGACGTGTTCACCGGGCTATTGGATGCAGCGTGGCTTGCAGAAGCCGGGACGGCTATTACGGCTGCGCAGCAGCAGGCGCTGCTGGCCGTGTGCTCGGTAATCGTGGTGGGCAGTCCCCAGCACCAACTGGTTACGGAGGCCCTGCTGAGTATTGTGGCCCCCGGGTTGGAAGACACCCTGCTTATTCTACTAGACCATTGGGCACACCAGGCGGCCCGGCAGGGAACCGGCGGTGACGCGGCCGCCATTCGGCTGGCCTTACGTGGCCGGATTCAGCTGACGGAACCGCCAAGTTTCCGCCAGGACATAGCGCGGCTTCACACGTATAGCGCCGCCACGCTGGCAGAATTGGCGCGTTTCACAACCATTGACGTAGTGGAAGGCACGATTACGGTTTCCCGGCCCGTCGTCAACGATGTGGTGGATGCTGCCCTGGGTGGTTCGCTGGCCATCACGGGCGAACCGGGGGCGGGTAAATCCGCCATCCTGCACACAGCGGCCAGCATTCTTGGCCAGCAACACCCGGTATTCTGTTTCAAAGTTGAAAACGGTCCGGGTACGCTCGACGAGCTGCGCCGGGAGATTGGTCTAGAGCATCCCCTGCTGGAGGTACTCCGGCAAGTACCGGGCGACCGCCCGGCTTTCGTGCTGCTCGATGCTCTGGACGCATCCCGGGGCAATCAGGCAGAAACCACGTACAAAAAGCTGCTGCGGGAGGTGGCCGCCCTGCCCGGCTGGCACGTGGTGGCCTCGGTGCGCACGTTTGATTTGCGCGTGGGCAAGGAGTGGCAGCAACTGTTCCACGGCCTGCCCCCGATGCCGCAGCACGCGGACCGAAGCTTTGGCCGGGTGCGCCACCTGCACATCGGGCTGCTGGACGCCGGGGAACGGGCGGATCTGGCCCGCCAGTCGCCCAGCCTGCACACGGCCCTCGCTGCCGGTGGACCCAAGATGGAGGCGCTGGCGTTGAACCCGTTCAACCTGGCCTTGCTGGCCGACTTGCTGCGGGGCGGCACTCCGCCCGAATCGTTGGCGGGCGTGAGCACCCAGGGGCAGCTGCTGGATCGGTACTGGCAAGAGCGGGTAGGTGACTCAACCCCGGTGATTGTGGGCCTTACCCGGCTGGTGGAGCAGATGCTCGACGCCAAGGCCCTGACCATTGCGCAGGGCCGCATTGACGCGGCTACGGGCACGGCGGTGGATGAAATGCAGGAAAACGGCGTGCTGCTGCTGGAACAACCCCGCCGGGTGCTGGGCTTCCGGCACCACGTGCTGTTCGACTATGCCGTCGCCTGCCTGGCCCTGTTGCCCGACGTGGCCAGCGCCCGGGCGCAGTTGGTCAAGAGCAAAGGAGCGGGGTTGCTGCTGGCGCCCTCGCTCAACTACTGGATCGACGGCCTCAAGCACAACAGCGGCCTGTCCACTGACGAATTCTGGGGGTTTGTTGGGACGCTGGTGGCCGATGAGGGCATGGATCCCATTGTGCGGGTGGAAGTCGCCCGCCTGTCCGTGGAAACGGTACAAGCGGACGAAGATCTGATGGGTCTGGTGCGAGTCTTCAACCAGGGAGACGCCGCGGCCACCCGCAGCTTGCGGCATTTTGTGGTAGCCCTGGTGATCAAAGCCCAACGCCACCAGCCTTTCCAGGCCGGACCCTGGGCACGGGTGGTGGCTGAACTACGTGCCGGCGCCGACCAACTGGGCCTGCACCAAACGCTCGTGGAAACCCTTCTGGACGGCAACCCGACCGCGGATGCCCTACCCTTGCTGAGCCAGGCGGCGCGTCAAGTACTGACTAGCGTGATGGCCGCTGCCTTCCTGAACCGCTGGCAGGTGCGTTCCGCCATTGCCAGCGTGGTGCGTACCTACGGCACTAATCCGGCTGCGTCGCGGCAGCTGCTGACCCAACTGCTGGAACCAGAACGCTTCCGCCGGTATGGACACGTGGAAATCCCGGCGCTGGCCGAGCACCTGGATTTGCTCGCGGGCCAGGATGAGGCGCTGGCGGTGCAGTTGGTGTACTGCGTTTTCGGGTCGCATGAGTTTCGCCATGACCAGGCCACGCCCATGGTATCAAGCTTTATCCTGGGAATGCAATCCAATGCGGCCCAGGATTTTGAGCTGGCCCGGCATAAGGTGGAGAAGCATTTTGCCGCGTTACTGGCCGCCTACCCCCGCACGGCCGTGCGGGTGCTGGCTGCCGCCTTGCGCGGGGCCCGTGACCGGAAGGAATGGTCCTCGCCAGAGCCGCGGGTTGAAAACCTGACCGTCGGCACTACTTCGTACCGCTTTGAGGACGATAGCAGCGCGTATTGGGCGCATGATCTGGAGACAAGCCGCAGCGATGACCACGCGGAAATGTACCAGCGGTTTCTGCAGTGGATTCCCGGCGTGCAAGACCCGGCTCTGCTGGCGGATATGCCGGGCCTGCTGCTAGAGCACACCAGCGCCGCTATTGTGTGGCGGACGCTCTTTGAAGCAGGCGCCCGGCAGCCCCAGTTGCTCGGCCGCCAACTGTGGGCGGCCGCGTCCAGCCCCCTGGTGCTGCAGTGCCAGAGCACGCGCAAAAGTACCATTGAACTGCTGCAGGTACTTTACCCACTGGTGCCTGCGGAAGCCCGGCAGGAGGCGGAACGGGCCTGGCTGGCCTGGGGCTTTGCTGATTTTACCGAACCTGAATGGATGCGCACCTCCGTCATTGGCACCGTGCTGAAGACGCTGGGCGCGCAGCAACTAGCCACCGACGAAGCGCGTGAGTTTTTGCAGGTAGCCATAGCAAGCGGCGAGGCGCTGGTCAACAGCAAGCCGCTGGAAATCCACAGCACGTTCATTGAGAGGGAACCCTTTGAAGCAGAGAACAACGCTGGAACAGCTACTGCCGACTCGGTGCCGGGACTTGCCCGAGCGGTTCACCACACGCAGCAGGCCGTCAGAGCAGCCCCCACCGAAGAAATCCTCCGCCACCTGCAGGAAGCGCTGCTGGCCTTCGACGCCGCCGTGTCCCCAGCCGGTGCTCTGCCCGAAGCGGAAGCCGCTGCCGTGCTGTCTGAAGGACTGGGCGTGCTGCTGGCTTACGCACCGGCATCTGCCACCAGCTACCCCGAGGCCCTCACGCGCCTGCTGGAGCTAACCCATCATCCGGAGCCGTTCACCGGACCGGATACGGAGGAAGACTTTGCTCAGTCCGTACCATGGGGCTACTCTGCCGCCCGGATAGAGGCCGCCAAAGCCCTGGCCCATCTGCTAGAAATCTCCTCTCTGTGGCCGCTGATACAAGACCGGGTGGAGGAGTTGCTGCTGCGCGACCCGCATCCGACCGTGCGCTTTGTGTTGATCACCGCGCTCTACAAGCTGAGCTGGCACAACACCGAGGCCACTTGGGAACTGGCCGAAAAGTTTGCGGAGCAGGAGATCAATCCCCAGGTTATTAACCACGCTACCGCTGTTCTCCGCAACCTGGCGCACGAGGATGCAGCCCGCTTGGAACCGCTTCTGCTGAAACTACTGACGAAAGCAAGTGGCCCCGGCGAGGGAAGCAGGATAATGGTGGAGCTGCTGCTGCGCCTGGCGCTGGAACGACAACTGCCGGCATCCCAGGCACAGTTGCGGGAGTGGGTAAGCGCGTATTCCGCACACAAGAAGCAGCTAGGGAGCGTAATGGCGGTTTTACGGGTCTACTTGTCTATGGGCTACGACCGAGCGCAGGATCCACAAGAGGACGCCATTCGGCAACGGTCCCAGGTATTGATGCAGGAACTGGTGGATGCAGTGGAGCCTGCAGTTCGGAATTGGACTTCCGATAACCACCAGCCCACCGAAGAAGAAGAAGAAGCGCACTGGATTTTCAACGAACTGGCCGGCCAACTCTTTTACGCTATCGGCCATGACTTACCAGAGAACATCGGCACCCTAGAGGCGAAGCGCCAATGCCTGACGGAGTACGCGCCGTTTATTTCTCGGTTCGCCACTTTGGGCACGCCCGGTACGGTGCACCACATGCTCGACATCCTACTCAAGTTCGTAGCGGTTAACCCAACCCAATGCTTTGACCTATTTGCTGAAGCGATGCTGCGCACAACCGGTGTGGCCAAGTACGAGTATGAATCGCAGGGAGCCAAACGCTTCGTGGAACTAGTTGAAGAGTATCTAGCTGATCACCGCGCCCTCTTTGCGAAAGAAGACCGCCGAACGAAGCTGATCGATTGCTTGGCAATTTTCTCCGATGCGGGCTGGCCCGAAGCCTGGCAGCTTTTCCAGCAGCTACCAGACCTATTCCGGTAA